From a single Anomaloglossus baeobatrachus isolate aAnoBae1 chromosome 4, aAnoBae1.hap1, whole genome shotgun sequence genomic region:
- the LOC142300924 gene encoding uncharacterized protein LOC142300924 has protein sequence MSSSGSPPFGSQTEVAETSQEMLPEEDGRGGEIHGAGGQSASTSRAHDRAPPRPSQGRRRGGGGHTASQRAPDSDGEEAGFINIDLLIDEVREREPLWNMADRRHADTIVTRRLWDEVCHAAVEGWGELNSRGQKKQRDKLQKRWRSIRDRFKKELNQEMQAPSGSGGRRSKYRYFRALSFLRTTMVCRSTVCSTQEPASNPTGAIPEQSATGEHTHRPHPSEPSLPSTSVPSTCAGASRETSLPEAAGDEIAFPLPHPSDTAALSRTPLGSGRQRHRGQEKSYAPEFLHLNAAFQNAIQLLSEQNRASFSFINANMEKNTHELCTRLDRLHLDASKSPNHCFFQAVLERMEKLSLDQQMHVMQATRQALAQVDSQPPPPTPPPAPAPPPAIVPTPSAAQYQPAAQYQPAAQYQPAAQYQPAAQYQLPTTSAPTLPTHYHISPSTPVMTPTQATNSPATSSVSQSLHSTPQSLPNPIPSPGFPLGFSTTPSPSVTSPPPPPTPLSTLNTPTVRVFPPVSPSSTISTPSPRYTNL, from the exons atgtcgtcttctggtagcccgcccttcggttcacaaactgag gtggccgaaacatcacaggagatgctgccagaagaggacggaaggggtggagaaatacacggagcgggcggtcagagt gcttcaacttctagggctcacgatagagctcccccaagaccgtcccagggtcgtcgtcgaggtggcggtggtcatact gcatcacagcgtgctcccgattctgacggtgaggaggccggatttatcaacatcgacctcctcatcgatgaagttagagagagggagccgctgtggaacatggctgaccgccgccacgctgatactatcgtaacccgtcgactctgggacgaggtatgccacgcagcggtagaaggttggggggagctcaattctcgtggccagaagaaacagc gtgacaaactacaaaagcggtggcggtctatcagggatcgcttcaaaaaggagttaaatcaagagatgcaggccccgagtggatccggaggacgcagatcgaagtaccgttactttagagcgttgtcgttcctccggacaactatggtgtgcagaag caccgtctgcagcactcaggagcctgcatcgaacccgacaggagcaatccctgaacagtccgccactggtgaacacacgcacagaccccacccatctgaaccttcccttccatctacatctgtcccatccacctgcgctggagcttcccgtgagacttcattacctgaagctgctggtgatgagatagcttttcccctaccccacccctctgacactgctgccctcagtagaacacctttgggttctgggcgtcagcgtcataggggtcaggaaaagagctatgcgcccgagttcttgcatctaaatgcagccttccagaacgccattcaattattatcagaacaaaatcgtgcatcttttagcttcataaatgccaatatggaaaaaaatacacacgaattgtgcacgcgtctggacaggctgcatttagatgcaagtaaatcacccaatcattgtttttttcaagccgtactagagcgcatggaaaagctatctcttgaccagcagatgcatgtaatgcaagccacacggcaggctctggcgcaggttgactcccaaccacctccacccacccctcctccagcacctgccccccctccagccattgtccctactccctctgctgcccagtaccagcctgctgcccagtaccagcctgctgcccagtaccagcctgctgcccagtaccagcctgcggcccagtaccagctcccaaccacatctgcccctacacttcctacccactaccacatctcgccttccacacccgtcatgaccccaactcaagccactaattcacccgccacctcttctgtctcccaatccctccactccacccctcaatccttaccaaatcccatcccatctcctggtttccctcttggtttctcaaccacaccttcaccttctgttacttccccaccaccaccaccaacaccactttccaccctcaatactccaactgtgcgtgtgttcccacctgtcagcccctccagtactatctccaccccaagccccagatataccaatttataa